The Candidatus Kapaibacterium sp. genome has a segment encoding these proteins:
- a CDS encoding NTP transferase domain-containing protein, with protein MKQAVIIAAGLGSRLASFTHTPKPLLPVGGVPLLFWALKGAEQAGCQEAVIVLGFRAEEVREYVQAQYRGKLRLRMAYNPFYEKQNGLSVLAARPYVESPFLLLMADHCCEAAAFSRLRECWIPEVGALLVVDSRLEQIADLEDATKVLVREGRVVDIGKQIASYNAVDTGIFLATLDLVEAIAAVAERQGDAALTDGVRELCYQGKMWAIELGEYFWQDVDTPEAYWIAERWARQHRQLSCC; from the coding sequence ATGAAGCAAGCCGTCATCATTGCAGCAGGGCTAGGTTCGCGGCTAGCGTCGTTCACCCACACCCCGAAACCGCTCTTACCGGTTGGCGGGGTCCCGTTGCTCTTCTGGGCCTTGAAAGGAGCTGAACAGGCTGGGTGTCAGGAGGCGGTGATTGTGCTCGGCTTTCGGGCAGAAGAGGTACGAGAATACGTCCAGGCGCAGTACAGAGGGAAGTTGCGACTGCGGATGGCGTACAACCCGTTCTACGAGAAGCAGAATGGTCTCTCCGTCCTCGCCGCCCGTCCGTACGTGGAGAGTCCGTTTCTGCTCCTCATGGCCGATCACTGCTGTGAAGCGGCTGCCTTCAGTCGGCTCAGGGAGTGCTGGATTCCGGAAGTGGGTGCATTGCTCGTAGTGGACAGTCGATTGGAGCAGATCGCCGATCTGGAAGATGCCACGAAGGTCCTGGTCCGTGAAGGGAGGGTTGTGGACATCGGAAAGCAGATCGCTTCCTACAACGCCGTGGATACAGGGATCTTCCTGGCGACGTTGGACCTCGTCGAGGCGATTGCCGCCGTAGCGGAGCGCCAAGGTGATGCGGCACTCACCGATGGTGTCCGAGAGCTCTGCTATCAAGGGAAGATGTGGGCTATCGAGCTCGGGGAGTACTTCTGGCAGGATGTAGATACACCCGAAGCCTACTGG